The region AGGGAAAATCGGTCGTCGCCAAACTTTTTTTGTTGTCTTTTTTTTTTAATAATGTTATAATTATACTATTCTATTGCATAATATGAAGGGTGATAAAATTGAATATTACTTTATATAGAAAATATAGGCCTCAAAAATTTGAAGAGATAGCAGGTCAGGAATACGTAACAAGAGCTATAAAAAATTCCTTGAGGGAAAATAAGTTATCTCATGCATATTTATTTACAGGACCAAGAGGTGTAGGAAAAACAACTCTTGCAAGGCTTATTGCTAAAGGTGTAAATTGTCTGAATTCTGAAGATGTTACTGATAATCCTTGTGGAGTATGTGATAATTGCCGTGAAATAAGTCAAGGTATTTCAATGGATATGATTGAAATTGATGCCGCTTCAAATAGAGGTATAGATGAAATTAGGGAATTAAAAGAAAAGATAAATTATCAGCCCATCAAAGGTAGAAAGAAAATATATATAATAGATGAAGTTCATATGCTTACAAAGGAAGCCTTTAATGCTTTATTAAAAACATTGGAAGAGCCTCCGGCACATGTTCTTTTTATACTTGCAACTACTGAGATTGATAAAATACCTGATACAGTAGTATCACGTTGTCAGAGATATGATTTTCTTCCTATTGATAAGAAAGATATAACTAATCTTTTAAAAGGTGTAGCTGAAAAAGAAAATATCGATATTGATGAGGAAAGTCTTGAATTAATATATAGAAAATCGGAAGGAAGTGCCAGAGACAGTTTTTCAATTTTTGAACAGGTTATTTCTAACTTTGAAGGTGAAAAAATAGATATTTCTAAAACTCAGAAGGCATTAGGAGTAGTACCTGATATTGTTTTAAATGAGTTTCTGGAATTAATTCTTTCTTCAGATAAAATTCAATTATTGGAATTCATCGATAAGATTTGGGAAGATGGAATTGTAATTGAGACTTTTCTGAAGGATTTTGCTTATTATCTTAAAGAGCAGTTTAAAACAAATAGCAAATTATCAGTTAACTTTATTTTGAGTACGATAAGTTCGATTTTCTTTATTTTAAATGAATTTAAGTATGAGGAAGATAAGAGGCTTTTAGGATATGTTCTCGTACACGAATTATATAAAAATAGAAAGATAAATGGAAATATTGAAATTTCGACTAGTGAAAGCCATTCAGCTGTTAATAATGCTGTAATAAAGAAAAATAGTAAAGAAAATGTTAGAGAAGATGAAGTTATAAAAAATAGAGTTTCAGATAATATTGAAAATAATACTAGTTTTCAGTTGAGTGATAGTGAAGTAAACCCTTCAGAATTATTTAAAACTGATGATACTAACATCTTGACTGGAAAAAATGTATCTGAAACTTTTGCTGGAGAAGTTGAAGATAGAGGAAGTAATGAATCTTTATCACAAAATACAGAAAGTTATCCTGAATATTCAATAGATTTATTTGAAGAAAAGTGGGAACAAATACGTAAAGAAATAAAAAATAGCGGTGCAATATTAAATGCTCTTATGGCTGATACTTATCCTGAAAAGGTTAAAAATGGTGTTTTAGAAATAAAATTTCCAGATGGTCATAAATTCCATAGCAGACAGATTATGGAGCTTGATAAAAGAAGCAAGATAGAGATGATAATAAATAAAATATGTAATACTGATATAAGAATAACTACAATTTTTGATAATAATGAAAATGAAAATAGTGATGATAAATTTATTGAAAAAGTAATTAATTTTTTCGAAGGTGAAATTATAGAGAAAAAATAGTATGAAGGAAACAGAAAAATACAGCAGGAGGAGAAATATATGAAAATAAAAGTTATTTTAAAAGAAACAATAAAAGGTGTGGGTAAAAAAGATGAGATTGTTGAAGTTAAAGATGGATATGCTAATAACTTCTTATTCAGTCAGAATAAAGCTATTCCGGCAACACCTGAAAATATAAATAAACTGAACAGTAAAAATGAAAAAATTAAGAAAAATCATGATAATGATGTGAGAAAAGCAAACGAACTTAAGGAACAATTAAATTCAAAAGAAATATTACTGAAGGTAAAAGCAGGAAATAACGGGAAAGTATTTGGATCTGTTGGAGGAAAGGAAATAGCAGAGGCTATAAAAGAACAGCTGAATATAGAGGTTGATAAAAAGAAGGTTTCAAC is a window of Leptotrichia sp. oral taxon 215 str. W9775 DNA encoding:
- the dnaX gene encoding DNA polymerase III subunit gamma/tau — its product is MNITLYRKYRPQKFEEIAGQEYVTRAIKNSLRENKLSHAYLFTGPRGVGKTTLARLIAKGVNCLNSEDVTDNPCGVCDNCREISQGISMDMIEIDAASNRGIDEIRELKEKINYQPIKGRKKIYIIDEVHMLTKEAFNALLKTLEEPPAHVLFILATTEIDKIPDTVVSRCQRYDFLPIDKKDITNLLKGVAEKENIDIDEESLELIYRKSEGSARDSFSIFEQVISNFEGEKIDISKTQKALGVVPDIVLNEFLELILSSDKIQLLEFIDKIWEDGIVIETFLKDFAYYLKEQFKTNSKLSVNFILSTISSIFFILNEFKYEEDKRLLGYVLVHELYKNRKINGNIEISTSESHSAVNNAVIKKNSKENVREDEVIKNRVSDNIENNTSFQLSDSEVNPSELFKTDDTNILTGKNVSETFAGEVEDRGSNESLSQNTESYPEYSIDLFEEKWEQIRKEIKNSGAILNALMADTYPEKVKNGVLEIKFPDGHKFHSRQIMELDKRSKIEMIINKICNTDIRITTIFDNNENENSDDKFIEKVINFFEGEIIEKK
- the rplI gene encoding 50S ribosomal protein L9 — protein: MKIKVILKETIKGVGKKDEIVEVKDGYANNFLFSQNKAIPATPENINKLNSKNEKIKKNHDNDVRKANELKEQLNSKEILLKVKAGNNGKVFGSVGGKEIAEAIKEQLNIEVDKKKVSTDARMKELGLHTVELKLHSEVKATIKIKLEAQD